The Meriones unguiculatus strain TT.TT164.6M chromosome 1, Bangor_MerUng_6.1, whole genome shotgun sequence genome has a segment encoding these proteins:
- the Thbs3 gene encoding thrombospondin-3 isoform X1 — MEKPELWGALALLLLCSYTCASQDLQVIDLLTVGESRQMLAVAEKIRTALLTAGDIYLLSTFRLPPKQGGVLFGLYSRQDNTRWLEASVVGKINKVLVRYQREDGKVHAVNLQQAGLADGRTHTALLRLRGPSRPSPGLQLYVDCKLGDQHAGLPALAPIPPAEVSGLEIRTGQKAYLRLQGFVESMKIILGGSMARVGALSECPFQGDDSIHSAVTSALQSILGEQTKALVTQLTLFNQILVELRDDIRDQVKEMSLIRNTIMECQVCGFHEQRSHCSPSPCFRGVDCMEVYEYPGYRCGPCPPGLQGNGTHCEDINECAHADPCFPGSSCINTMPGFHCEACPQGYKGTGVSGVGIDYARASKQVCSDIDECNDGNNGGCDPNSVCTNTMGSFKCGPCRLGFLGNQSQGCLPARTCHSPAHSPCHVHAHCLFERNGAVSCQCNVGWAGNGNVCGPDTDIDGYPDQALPCMDNNKHCKQDNCLLTPNSGQEDADNDGVGDQCDDDADGDGIKNVEDNCRLFPNKDQQNSDTDSFGDACDNCPNVPNNDQKDTDGNGEGDACDNDVDGDGIPNGLDNCPKVPNPLQTDRDEDGVGDACDSCPEMSNPTQTDADSDLVGDVCDTNEDRPLKAYRRKRWNPPTQLVFCSLLLSSDGDGHQDTKDNCPQLPNSSQLDSDNDGLGDECDGDDDNDGVPDYVPPGPDNCRLVPNPNQKDSDGNGVGDVCEDDFDNDAVVDPLDVCPESAEVTLTDFRAYQTVVLDPEGDAQIDPNWVVLNQGMEIVQTMNSDPGLAVGYTAFNGVDFEGTFHVNTVTDDDYAGFLFSYQDSGRFYVVMWKQTEQTYWQATPFRAVAQPGLQLKAVTSLSGPGEHLRNALWHTGHTPDQVRLLWTDPRNVGWRDKTSYRWQLLHRPQVGYIRVKLYEGPQLVADSGVIIDTSMRGGRLGVFCFSQENIIWSNLQYRCNDTVPEDFEPFRRQLLQGRV; from the exons ATGGAGAAGCCGGAACTTTGGGGGGCTCTGGctcttctcctcctttgctcTTACACATGTGCCAGTCAGGACCTTCAGG TAATTGACCTGCTGACTGTGGGCGAGTCCAGACAGATGTTAGCTGTGGCAGAGAAGATCCGGACAGCTTTACTTACTGCTGGGGACATCTACCTCTTGTCCACTTTCCGCCTCCCTCCAAAGCAAGGTGGTGTCCTTTTTGGCCTCTACTCCCGCCAAGACAACACACGATGGCTGGAGGCCTCTGTTGTGGGCAAGATCAACAAAG TGCTGGTGCGGTACCAGCGGGAAGATGGCAAAGTCCACGCAGTGAACCTACAGCAAGCAGGCCTTGCTGATGGGCGTACACACACAGCTCTCCTGAGGCTCCGAGGACCGTCGCGACCCAGCCCTGGCCTGCAGCTGTATGTGGACTGTAAACTGGGTGACCAACATGCTGGCCTTCCAGCACTGGCGCCCATTCCTCCAGCGGAGGTCAGTGGCTTGGAGATCAGAACTGGACAGAAGGCTTATCTGAGGCTACAG GGTTTTGTGGAATCGATGAAAATTATTCTGGGTGGCTCCATGGCCCGGGTAGGAGCCCTGAGTGAATGTCCATTCCAAGGAGATGACTCCATTCACAGTGCAG TGACCAGTGCACTGCAATCCATTTTAG GGGAGCAGACCAAGGCACTGGTCACCCAGCTCACCCTCTTCAACCAGATCCTAGTGGAGCTTCGGGATGACATCCGAGACCAG GTGAAGGAAATGTCCCTCATCCGGAACACCATCATGGAGTGTCAGGTGTGCG GTTTCCACGAGCAGCGTTCCCACTGCAGCCCCAGCCCCTGCTTCAGAGGTGTGGACTGCATGGAAGTGTATGAGTATCCAGGCTACCGCTGTGGGCCCTGCCCTCCTGGCCTGCAGGGCAACGGTACCCACTGTGAAGACATCAATGAG TGTGCTCATGCTGACCCCTGTTTCCCGGGCTCCAGCTGCAtcaacaccatgcctggcttccattGTGAGGCCTGTCCTCAAGGGTACAAGGGCACTGGAGTCTCTGGTGTGGGCATCGACTATGCTCGGGCCAGCAAACAG GTCTGCAGTGACATTGATGAGTGTAATGATGGTAACAACGGAGGCTGTGACCCAAATTCCGTCTGCACCAACACGATG GGGTCTTTCAAATGTGGTCCCTGTCGTCTGGGTTTCCTGGGAAACCAGAGCCAGGGCTGCCTTCCAGCCAGGACCTGCCACAGCCCTGCCCACAGCCCCTGCCATGTCCATGCTCACTGTCTCTTTGAACGCAATGGTGCCGTGTCTTGCCAG TGTAATGTGGGCTGGGCAGGGAATGGGAATGTGTGTGGGCCTGACACAGATATAGATGGCTATCCGGACCAGGCGCTTCCCTGCATGGATAACAACAAGCACTGCAAGCAG GACAATTGCCTTTTGACACCCAACTCTGGGCAAGAAGATGCTGATAACGATGGTGTAGGGGACCAATGTGATGATGATGCTGATGGGGATGGTATCAAGAATGTTGAG GACAATTGCCGACTGTTCCCCAACAAGGACCAGCAGAATTCAGACACAGATTCATTTGGTGATGCCTGTGACAACTGTCCCAATGTTCCCAATAATGACCAGAAGGACACAGATGGCAATGGAGAAGGAGATGCCTGTGACAACGATGTGGATGGGGATG GCATTCCCAATGGGCTGGACAATTGCCCTAAAGTACCCAACCCACTGCAGACAGACCGGGATGAAGACGGAGTGGGAGACGCCTGTGACAGCTGCCCTGAAATGAGCAACCCTACCCAG ACAGATGCAGACAGCGACTTGGTGGGGGATGTCTGTGATACCAATGAAGACAG GCCCCTGAAAGCCTACAGAAGGAAAAGATGGAACCCACCTACTCAGCTGGTATTTTGTTCCCTTCTTCTGAGCAGCGATGGAGATGGGCATCAGGACACCAAGGACAACTGTCCTCAGCTGCCAAATAGCTCTCAGCTGGACTCAGACAATGATGGACTTGGAGATGAGTGTGATGgggatgatgacaatgatggtgTCCCAGATTATGTGCCTCCTGGGCCTGACAACTGTCGCCTGGTACCCAATCCTAATCAGAAAGACTCAGATG GCAACGGTGTTGGTGATGTGTGTGAGGATGACTTTGACAATGACGCAGTGGTTGACCCTCTGGATGTGTGTCCGGAAAGTGCAGAAGTCACCCTTACAGACTTCCGGGCCTATCAGACCGTAGTTCTGGATCCTGAGGGTGATGCTCAGATTGATCCAAACTGGGTTGTACTCAACCAG GGCATGGAAATTGTTCAGACTATGAACAGTGACCCAGGTCTTGCAGTTG GATACACGGCCTTCAATGGCGTGGACTTTGAAGGCACTTTTCACGTGAACACAGTCACTGATGATGACTACGCAGGCTTCCTCTTCAGTTACCAGGACAGTGGCCGCTTCTATGTGGTCATGTGGAAACAGACAGAGCAGACCTACTGGCAGGCCACGCCTTTCCGAGCAGTAGCCCAACCAGGGCTGCAGCTCAAG GCTGTGACATCACTATCGGGCCCAGGCGAGCACCTCCGGAATGCTCTGTGGCATACTGGCCACACTCCTGATCAGGTACGACTGCTGTGGACTGACCCACGAAATGTGGGTTGGCGTGACAAGACGTCCTATAGATGGCAGCTGCTGCACCGGCCCCAGGTTGGCTACATTCG AGTGAAGCTCTATGAGGGTCCTCAGCTAGTGGCGGATTCTGGGGTGATTATTGACACGTCCATGCGAGGGGGGCGACTCGGTGTATTCTGCTTCTCCCAAGAAAACATCATTTGGTCCAATCTCCAATATCGATGCAACG ACACAGTGCCTGAGGACTTTGAGCCATTCCGGAGGCAACTGCTCCAGGGAAGGGTGTGA
- the Thbs3 gene encoding thrombospondin-3 isoform X3, whose translation MEKPELWGALALLLLCSYTCASQDLQVIDLLTVGESRQMLAVAEKIRTALLTAGDIYLLSTFRLPPKQGGVLFGLYSRQDNTRWLEASVVGKINKVLVRYQREDGKVHAVNLQQAGLADGRTHTALLRLRGPSRPSPGLQLYVDCKLGDQHAGLPALAPIPPAEVSGLEIRTGQKAYLRLQGFVESMKIILGGSMARVGALSECPFQGDDSIHSAVTSALQSILGFHEQRSHCSPSPCFRGVDCMEVYEYPGYRCGPCPPGLQGNGTHCEDINECAHADPCFPGSSCINTMPGFHCEACPQGYKGTGVSGVGIDYARASKQVCSDIDECNDGNNGGCDPNSVCTNTMGSFKCGPCRLGFLGNQSQGCLPARTCHSPAHSPCHVHAHCLFERNGAVSCQCNVGWAGNGNVCGPDTDIDGYPDQALPCMDNNKHCKQDNCLLTPNSGQEDADNDGVGDQCDDDADGDGIKNVEDNCRLFPNKDQQNSDTDSFGDACDNCPNVPNNDQKDTDGNGEGDACDNDVDGDGIPNGLDNCPKVPNPLQTDRDEDGVGDACDSCPEMSNPTQTDADSDLVGDVCDTNEDRPLKAYRRKRWNPPTQLVFCSLLLSSDGDGHQDTKDNCPQLPNSSQLDSDNDGLGDECDGDDDNDGVPDYVPPGPDNCRLVPNPNQKDSDGNGVGDVCEDDFDNDAVVDPLDVCPESAEVTLTDFRAYQTVVLDPEGDAQIDPNWVVLNQGMEIVQTMNSDPGLAVGYTAFNGVDFEGTFHVNTVTDDDYAGFLFSYQDSGRFYVVMWKQTEQTYWQATPFRAVAQPGLQLKAVTSLSGPGEHLRNALWHTGHTPDQVRLLWTDPRNVGWRDKTSYRWQLLHRPQVGYIRVKLYEGPQLVADSGVIIDTSMRGGRLGVFCFSQENIIWSNLQYRCNDTVPEDFEPFRRQLLQGRV comes from the exons ATGGAGAAGCCGGAACTTTGGGGGGCTCTGGctcttctcctcctttgctcTTACACATGTGCCAGTCAGGACCTTCAGG TAATTGACCTGCTGACTGTGGGCGAGTCCAGACAGATGTTAGCTGTGGCAGAGAAGATCCGGACAGCTTTACTTACTGCTGGGGACATCTACCTCTTGTCCACTTTCCGCCTCCCTCCAAAGCAAGGTGGTGTCCTTTTTGGCCTCTACTCCCGCCAAGACAACACACGATGGCTGGAGGCCTCTGTTGTGGGCAAGATCAACAAAG TGCTGGTGCGGTACCAGCGGGAAGATGGCAAAGTCCACGCAGTGAACCTACAGCAAGCAGGCCTTGCTGATGGGCGTACACACACAGCTCTCCTGAGGCTCCGAGGACCGTCGCGACCCAGCCCTGGCCTGCAGCTGTATGTGGACTGTAAACTGGGTGACCAACATGCTGGCCTTCCAGCACTGGCGCCCATTCCTCCAGCGGAGGTCAGTGGCTTGGAGATCAGAACTGGACAGAAGGCTTATCTGAGGCTACAG GGTTTTGTGGAATCGATGAAAATTATTCTGGGTGGCTCCATGGCCCGGGTAGGAGCCCTGAGTGAATGTCCATTCCAAGGAGATGACTCCATTCACAGTGCAG TGACCAGTGCACTGCAATCCATTTTAG GTTTCCACGAGCAGCGTTCCCACTGCAGCCCCAGCCCCTGCTTCAGAGGTGTGGACTGCATGGAAGTGTATGAGTATCCAGGCTACCGCTGTGGGCCCTGCCCTCCTGGCCTGCAGGGCAACGGTACCCACTGTGAAGACATCAATGAG TGTGCTCATGCTGACCCCTGTTTCCCGGGCTCCAGCTGCAtcaacaccatgcctggcttccattGTGAGGCCTGTCCTCAAGGGTACAAGGGCACTGGAGTCTCTGGTGTGGGCATCGACTATGCTCGGGCCAGCAAACAG GTCTGCAGTGACATTGATGAGTGTAATGATGGTAACAACGGAGGCTGTGACCCAAATTCCGTCTGCACCAACACGATG GGGTCTTTCAAATGTGGTCCCTGTCGTCTGGGTTTCCTGGGAAACCAGAGCCAGGGCTGCCTTCCAGCCAGGACCTGCCACAGCCCTGCCCACAGCCCCTGCCATGTCCATGCTCACTGTCTCTTTGAACGCAATGGTGCCGTGTCTTGCCAG TGTAATGTGGGCTGGGCAGGGAATGGGAATGTGTGTGGGCCTGACACAGATATAGATGGCTATCCGGACCAGGCGCTTCCCTGCATGGATAACAACAAGCACTGCAAGCAG GACAATTGCCTTTTGACACCCAACTCTGGGCAAGAAGATGCTGATAACGATGGTGTAGGGGACCAATGTGATGATGATGCTGATGGGGATGGTATCAAGAATGTTGAG GACAATTGCCGACTGTTCCCCAACAAGGACCAGCAGAATTCAGACACAGATTCATTTGGTGATGCCTGTGACAACTGTCCCAATGTTCCCAATAATGACCAGAAGGACACAGATGGCAATGGAGAAGGAGATGCCTGTGACAACGATGTGGATGGGGATG GCATTCCCAATGGGCTGGACAATTGCCCTAAAGTACCCAACCCACTGCAGACAGACCGGGATGAAGACGGAGTGGGAGACGCCTGTGACAGCTGCCCTGAAATGAGCAACCCTACCCAG ACAGATGCAGACAGCGACTTGGTGGGGGATGTCTGTGATACCAATGAAGACAG GCCCCTGAAAGCCTACAGAAGGAAAAGATGGAACCCACCTACTCAGCTGGTATTTTGTTCCCTTCTTCTGAGCAGCGATGGAGATGGGCATCAGGACACCAAGGACAACTGTCCTCAGCTGCCAAATAGCTCTCAGCTGGACTCAGACAATGATGGACTTGGAGATGAGTGTGATGgggatgatgacaatgatggtgTCCCAGATTATGTGCCTCCTGGGCCTGACAACTGTCGCCTGGTACCCAATCCTAATCAGAAAGACTCAGATG GCAACGGTGTTGGTGATGTGTGTGAGGATGACTTTGACAATGACGCAGTGGTTGACCCTCTGGATGTGTGTCCGGAAAGTGCAGAAGTCACCCTTACAGACTTCCGGGCCTATCAGACCGTAGTTCTGGATCCTGAGGGTGATGCTCAGATTGATCCAAACTGGGTTGTACTCAACCAG GGCATGGAAATTGTTCAGACTATGAACAGTGACCCAGGTCTTGCAGTTG GATACACGGCCTTCAATGGCGTGGACTTTGAAGGCACTTTTCACGTGAACACAGTCACTGATGATGACTACGCAGGCTTCCTCTTCAGTTACCAGGACAGTGGCCGCTTCTATGTGGTCATGTGGAAACAGACAGAGCAGACCTACTGGCAGGCCACGCCTTTCCGAGCAGTAGCCCAACCAGGGCTGCAGCTCAAG GCTGTGACATCACTATCGGGCCCAGGCGAGCACCTCCGGAATGCTCTGTGGCATACTGGCCACACTCCTGATCAGGTACGACTGCTGTGGACTGACCCACGAAATGTGGGTTGGCGTGACAAGACGTCCTATAGATGGCAGCTGCTGCACCGGCCCCAGGTTGGCTACATTCG AGTGAAGCTCTATGAGGGTCCTCAGCTAGTGGCGGATTCTGGGGTGATTATTGACACGTCCATGCGAGGGGGGCGACTCGGTGTATTCTGCTTCTCCCAAGAAAACATCATTTGGTCCAATCTCCAATATCGATGCAACG ACACAGTGCCTGAGGACTTTGAGCCATTCCGGAGGCAACTGCTCCAGGGAAGGGTGTGA
- the Thbs3 gene encoding thrombospondin-3 isoform X5 produces the protein MEVLKQLVLVRYQREDGKVHAVNLQQAGLADGRTHTALLRLRGPSRPSPGLQLYVDCKLGDQHAGLPALAPIPPAEVSGLEIRTGQKAYLRLQGFVESMKIILGGSMARVGALSECPFQGDDSIHSAVTSALQSILGEQTKALVTQLTLFNQILVELRDDIRDQVKEMSLIRNTIMECQVCGFHEQRSHCSPSPCFRGVDCMEVYEYPGYRCGPCPPGLQGNGTHCEDINECAHADPCFPGSSCINTMPGFHCEACPQGYKGTGVSGVGIDYARASKQVCSDIDECNDGNNGGCDPNSVCTNTMGSFKCGPCRLGFLGNQSQGCLPARTCHSPAHSPCHVHAHCLFERNGAVSCQCNVGWAGNGNVCGPDTDIDGYPDQALPCMDNNKHCKQDNCLLTPNSGQEDADNDGVGDQCDDDADGDGIKNVEDNCRLFPNKDQQNSDTDSFGDACDNCPNVPNNDQKDTDGNGEGDACDNDVDGDGIPNGLDNCPKVPNPLQTDRDEDGVGDACDSCPEMSNPTQTDADSDLVGDVCDTNEDRPLKAYRRKRWNPPTQLVFCSLLLSSDGDGHQDTKDNCPQLPNSSQLDSDNDGLGDECDGDDDNDGVPDYVPPGPDNCRLVPNPNQKDSDGNGVGDVCEDDFDNDAVVDPLDVCPESAEVTLTDFRAYQTVVLDPEGDAQIDPNWVVLNQGMEIVQTMNSDPGLAVGYTAFNGVDFEGTFHVNTVTDDDYAGFLFSYQDSGRFYVVMWKQTEQTYWQATPFRAVAQPGLQLKAVTSLSGPGEHLRNALWHTGHTPDQVRLLWTDPRNVGWRDKTSYRWQLLHRPQVGYIRVKLYEGPQLVADSGVIIDTSMRGGRLGVFCFSQENIIWSNLQYRCNDTVPEDFEPFRRQLLQGRV, from the exons ATGGAGGTACTCAAACAGTTGG TGCTGGTGCGGTACCAGCGGGAAGATGGCAAAGTCCACGCAGTGAACCTACAGCAAGCAGGCCTTGCTGATGGGCGTACACACACAGCTCTCCTGAGGCTCCGAGGACCGTCGCGACCCAGCCCTGGCCTGCAGCTGTATGTGGACTGTAAACTGGGTGACCAACATGCTGGCCTTCCAGCACTGGCGCCCATTCCTCCAGCGGAGGTCAGTGGCTTGGAGATCAGAACTGGACAGAAGGCTTATCTGAGGCTACAG GGTTTTGTGGAATCGATGAAAATTATTCTGGGTGGCTCCATGGCCCGGGTAGGAGCCCTGAGTGAATGTCCATTCCAAGGAGATGACTCCATTCACAGTGCAG TGACCAGTGCACTGCAATCCATTTTAG GGGAGCAGACCAAGGCACTGGTCACCCAGCTCACCCTCTTCAACCAGATCCTAGTGGAGCTTCGGGATGACATCCGAGACCAG GTGAAGGAAATGTCCCTCATCCGGAACACCATCATGGAGTGTCAGGTGTGCG GTTTCCACGAGCAGCGTTCCCACTGCAGCCCCAGCCCCTGCTTCAGAGGTGTGGACTGCATGGAAGTGTATGAGTATCCAGGCTACCGCTGTGGGCCCTGCCCTCCTGGCCTGCAGGGCAACGGTACCCACTGTGAAGACATCAATGAG TGTGCTCATGCTGACCCCTGTTTCCCGGGCTCCAGCTGCAtcaacaccatgcctggcttccattGTGAGGCCTGTCCTCAAGGGTACAAGGGCACTGGAGTCTCTGGTGTGGGCATCGACTATGCTCGGGCCAGCAAACAG GTCTGCAGTGACATTGATGAGTGTAATGATGGTAACAACGGAGGCTGTGACCCAAATTCCGTCTGCACCAACACGATG GGGTCTTTCAAATGTGGTCCCTGTCGTCTGGGTTTCCTGGGAAACCAGAGCCAGGGCTGCCTTCCAGCCAGGACCTGCCACAGCCCTGCCCACAGCCCCTGCCATGTCCATGCTCACTGTCTCTTTGAACGCAATGGTGCCGTGTCTTGCCAG TGTAATGTGGGCTGGGCAGGGAATGGGAATGTGTGTGGGCCTGACACAGATATAGATGGCTATCCGGACCAGGCGCTTCCCTGCATGGATAACAACAAGCACTGCAAGCAG GACAATTGCCTTTTGACACCCAACTCTGGGCAAGAAGATGCTGATAACGATGGTGTAGGGGACCAATGTGATGATGATGCTGATGGGGATGGTATCAAGAATGTTGAG GACAATTGCCGACTGTTCCCCAACAAGGACCAGCAGAATTCAGACACAGATTCATTTGGTGATGCCTGTGACAACTGTCCCAATGTTCCCAATAATGACCAGAAGGACACAGATGGCAATGGAGAAGGAGATGCCTGTGACAACGATGTGGATGGGGATG GCATTCCCAATGGGCTGGACAATTGCCCTAAAGTACCCAACCCACTGCAGACAGACCGGGATGAAGACGGAGTGGGAGACGCCTGTGACAGCTGCCCTGAAATGAGCAACCCTACCCAG ACAGATGCAGACAGCGACTTGGTGGGGGATGTCTGTGATACCAATGAAGACAG GCCCCTGAAAGCCTACAGAAGGAAAAGATGGAACCCACCTACTCAGCTGGTATTTTGTTCCCTTCTTCTGAGCAGCGATGGAGATGGGCATCAGGACACCAAGGACAACTGTCCTCAGCTGCCAAATAGCTCTCAGCTGGACTCAGACAATGATGGACTTGGAGATGAGTGTGATGgggatgatgacaatgatggtgTCCCAGATTATGTGCCTCCTGGGCCTGACAACTGTCGCCTGGTACCCAATCCTAATCAGAAAGACTCAGATG GCAACGGTGTTGGTGATGTGTGTGAGGATGACTTTGACAATGACGCAGTGGTTGACCCTCTGGATGTGTGTCCGGAAAGTGCAGAAGTCACCCTTACAGACTTCCGGGCCTATCAGACCGTAGTTCTGGATCCTGAGGGTGATGCTCAGATTGATCCAAACTGGGTTGTACTCAACCAG GGCATGGAAATTGTTCAGACTATGAACAGTGACCCAGGTCTTGCAGTTG GATACACGGCCTTCAATGGCGTGGACTTTGAAGGCACTTTTCACGTGAACACAGTCACTGATGATGACTACGCAGGCTTCCTCTTCAGTTACCAGGACAGTGGCCGCTTCTATGTGGTCATGTGGAAACAGACAGAGCAGACCTACTGGCAGGCCACGCCTTTCCGAGCAGTAGCCCAACCAGGGCTGCAGCTCAAG GCTGTGACATCACTATCGGGCCCAGGCGAGCACCTCCGGAATGCTCTGTGGCATACTGGCCACACTCCTGATCAGGTACGACTGCTGTGGACTGACCCACGAAATGTGGGTTGGCGTGACAAGACGTCCTATAGATGGCAGCTGCTGCACCGGCCCCAGGTTGGCTACATTCG AGTGAAGCTCTATGAGGGTCCTCAGCTAGTGGCGGATTCTGGGGTGATTATTGACACGTCCATGCGAGGGGGGCGACTCGGTGTATTCTGCTTCTCCCAAGAAAACATCATTTGGTCCAATCTCCAATATCGATGCAACG ACACAGTGCCTGAGGACTTTGAGCCATTCCGGAGGCAACTGCTCCAGGGAAGGGTGTGA